One stretch of Rhizoctonia solani chromosome 8, complete sequence DNA includes these proteins:
- a CDS encoding Myo-inositol-1(Or 4)-monophosphatase — MQLSTDEILELYQFCQQLGRSAGAIILRGSKAILEQKGKLDHGVNEKKNAVDLVTEWDVRVEEYVKEKIRESYPGFSFIGEESYSAGEQNPVTDTPTFCVDPIDGTTNFVHGFPYACISIGVIYQKSPIIGVVYNPFLDQLYHGLKGHGSYLVSPLHPTPLRLPISTPGPLRSLSEAQVAVEWGSDRSKQIIEAKSRSYARLAGDGSNKGNVEGGRMVHSLRSLGSAALNFANVASGGLDIYWEIGCWPWDICAGVVIAQEAGSLVAGSSGALLTGAVDENTLTGRKYIVIRGIGDTPEESGLDAQKRLIKEFYDTVEDWAPN; from the exons ATGCAGTTGTCAACTGATGAGATTTTGGAATTATACCAATTCTGTCAACAACTTGGGCGCTCTGCTGGAGCCATTATACTTCGGGGATCCAAGGCTATTCTCGAGCAAAAGGGGAAATTGGATCATGGGGTCAACGAAAAGAAAAACGCGGTTGATCTAGTAACTGAGTGGGATGTTCGAGTAGAAGAGTACGTCAAAGAAAAGATCCGAGAGAGTTATCCAGGCTTCTCTTT CATTGGCGAGGAGTCTTACTCCGCCGGCGAACAAAACCCAGTGACTGACACACCAACATTCTGTGTTGATCCCATAG ATGGGACTACAAACTTCGTTCATGGTTTTCCATATGCCTGCATTTCTATCGGCGTAATCTATCAAAAATCACCAATTATTGGTGTTGTCTACAATCCTTTCTTAGACCAGTTG TACCATGGTTTGAAGGGCCATGGCTCTTACCTGGTATCTCCACTTCACCCTACTCCGCTCCGATTACCCATCTCAACTCCGGGCCCGCTCCGCAGCCTCTCCGAGGCCCAAGTTGCAGTAGAATGGGGTTCCGATCGCTCCAAACAGATTATAGAAGCAAAATCTCGCTCCTACGCTCGGCTTGCTGGAGATGGTAGTAACAAGGGTAATGTTGAGGGTGGGCGGATGGTTCATTCGCTCCGTAGTCTCGGTAGTGCCGCGCTTAATTTCGCAAATGTCGCTAGTGGAGGCCTAGATATTTACTG GGAAATCGGTTGTTG GCCTTGGGATATTTGC GCTGGGGTTGTCATAGCACAGGAGGCTGGAAGCCTAGTCGCAGGGTCCTCCGGGGCGCTGCTCACAGGTGCAGTTGACGAGAATACTCTGACGGGTAGAAAATACATCGTGATACG GGGGATCGGTGACACCCCA GAAGAAAGCGGACTGGATGCTCAGAAACGCCTCATCAAGGAGTTTTACGATACCGTTGAAGATTGGGCTCCCAATTAA
- a CDS encoding Ferric reductase like transmembrane component gives MGGNNNLAYLLPAVGSGSPPVPPPPFPPDYLFALGYEIFIISVIGALMLLSLPRTIRFLRSDRKYEGRQLYQSKHLIRPVGPIAHITGLKAGLVGEEKGTDTLSPELRRIDLPGLNRTKSPDGTSNLPEKGEDMAKAAEKGSIRGVMAQPTLHQGQGAAGAFLGWIGAKMTKFIGGPVMTNALVSLAPPFFIAPDRPAHIAIAQIPILFILGTKNNILTCMLGRSYEKLNFIHRSVVIKYSTRGVLNQVIRVPWVQAGLAAWIGLILVTFASIGVVRTKFYNFFLNSHMVGILVFMVAIHFHMPTVVAPYTISGLSFYLVDLVFRAWKIRIRPATINAIDDQMTLIEVHGVNDGWRAGQHVWLRILQGERSWESHPFTIANAPASHALDVENPQGLPSRGLLLYARAAGDFTCALNSDAQKNSGFQTTVIVDGPYGGLDAGMVEPASNRSMILVAGGGGVSFTIAILEDLVSRALEKRGCTKTINFLWVVKEHKHLNWYISTIKRLTFAAESSMVDLRVHLYVTKIETPSNEKFDRTLPSLGEQAVLDTEYSISIDVKFKRPDMTSFIGEIINHEVLAGQSSSGGGVMICACGPAPMVKDVQLATRRISIKDRRLAGGVSLHTEAFGL, from the exons ATGGGCGGAAACAATAACCTAGCATACCTCTTGCCTGCTGTGGGCAGTGGATCCCCGCCAGTACCACCGCCCCCGTTTCCACCTGACTACTTGTTCGCTCTG GGCTACGAAATATTCATTATCTCTGTGATTGGAGCTCTGATGCTTTTATCACTTCCTCGAACGATCCGCTTCTTGAGGTCTGACCGAAAATACGAGGGGCGGCAGCTTTATCAATCCAAACACCTGATCCGCCCAGTCGGTCCCATTGCCCATATtactggactcaaggccggCCTTGTTGGTGAAGAGAAAGGTACCGATACACTATCCCCTGAACTGCGTAGAATCGATCTCCCGGGGCTTAATCGTACAAAAAGTCCCGATGGGACGAGTAATTTACCAGAAAAAGGAGAAGACATGGCAAAAGCTGCAGAGAAAGGGTCTATCAGGGGTGTTATGGCACAACCAACCTTACACCAAGGGCAGGGTGCTGCGGGTGCATTCCTAGGCTGGATAGGGGCCAAGATGACTAAGTTCATAGGGGGGCCTGTCA TGACCAATGCCTTGGTATCTCTTGCGCCACCGTTTTTTATCGCTCCTGACCGTCC AGCACATATTGCCATTGCACAGATTCCTATTTTGTTTATTCTTGGAACAAAAAACAACATACTTACTTGTATGCTTGGGAGGAGCTACGAGAAGTTAAATTTTATTCATCGTTCGGTCG TTATCAAATATTCCACTCGAGGTGTCCTTAATCAAGTCATCAGAGTTCCTTGGGTGCAGGCAGGGCTCGCAGCCTGGATTGGGTTAATCCTGGTGACATTTGCCAGCATCGGGGTCGTACGAACCAAGTTTTACAACTTTTTCCTCAACAGCCATATGGTTGGAATCCTTGTGTTTATGGTTGCGATTCATTTCC ATATGCCGACTGTTGTCGCACCGTATACTATTTCAGGTCTATCTTTCTACCTCGTGGATCTAGTGTTCCGCGCATGGAAAATACGAATTCGCCCGGCCACCATCAATGCTATTGATGATCAAATGACCCTCATAGAGGTCCACGGGGTTAACGACGGCTGGAGAGCCGGCCAACATGTTTG GTTGCGAATATTACAAGGAGAACGCTCGTGGGAATCTCACCCTTTCACCATcgccaatgcccctgcatCGCACGCACTGGATGTTGAAAACCCTCAAGGGCTTCCCTCGCGTGGACTATTATTATATGCGCGAGCAGCAGGGGATTTTACTTGTGCTCTGAATTCTGATGCCCAAAAGAACTCCGGGTTTCAGACTACTGTGATTGTCGATGGACCGTATGGAGGACTGGATGCCGGGATGGTCGAACCTGCAAGCAACAGGAGCATGATCCTAGTTGCAGGTGGTGGGGGTGTGAGTTTCACAATCGCTATATTGGAGGACCTTGTTTCCCGTGCATTGGAGAAAAGGGGCTGTACAAAGACAATCAATTTTCTCTGGGTAGTCAAG GAACATAAGCACCTTAATTGGTATATATCCACGATCAAACGGCTTACCTTTGCCGCCGAATCTTCGATGGTTGACCTTCGGGTACATTTATATGTGACCAAAATTGAGACACCATCAAACGAGAAGTTTGATCGCACCCTCCCGTCCCTCGGAGAGCAAGCTGTCCTGGATACCGAATACTCCATTTCAATAGACGTAAAATTCAAACGTCCGGACATGACCTCATTTATTGGTGAGATTATAAACCACGAGGTGCTTGCAGGCCAGTCTAGCTCTGGCGGCGGTGTTATGATCTGTGCATGCGGCCCAGCTCCAATGGTCAAGGACGTCCAACTGGCGACGAGAAGAATTTCCATCAAAGACCGCAGGTTAGCAGGAGGTGTCTCTTTGCATACAGA GGCGTTTGGATTGTAA